One genomic window of Quercus lobata isolate SW786 chromosome 9, ValleyOak3.0 Primary Assembly, whole genome shotgun sequence includes the following:
- the LOC115959056 gene encoding ylmG homolog protein 1-2, chloroplastic-like translates to MASLLTSSQALLLFTPPSSNPKPFSYKPLSLSLRKPTSTFVCASSTLRSPQTPSHPNTTLTTISTIASIAISFSTRLLLPKLPLPLSLSTAATTTLFFASLKDRPPGYLNTPLTVVAAGLAKWLDIYSGVLMVRVLLSWFPNIPWDRQPLSAIRDLCDPYLNLFRNIIPPIFDTLDVSPLLAFAVLGTLGSILNSARGGMY, encoded by the coding sequence ATGGCTTCTCTTCTAACGAGCTCCCAAGCCCTCCTCCTCTTCACCCCTCCATCCTCAAACCCCAAACCCTTTTCTTACAAacccctctccctctctctccgCAAACCCACCTCCACCTTTGTCTGCGCTTCCTCTACTCTCCGTTCTCCACAAACCCCATCTCACCCCAACACCACTCTCACCACCATATCCACCATAGCCTCCATAGCCATTTCCTTCTCCACACGCCTCCTCCTCCCAAAACTCCCACtccctctctcactctccaCCGCCGCCACCACAACCCTTTTCTTCGCTTCTCTCAAGGACCGCCCCCCTGGCTACCTCAACACCCCTCTCACTGTTGTAGCTGCTGGCCTCGCCAAATGGCTTGACATCTACAGTGGGGTTTTGATGGTCAGGGTTTTGCTCAGTTGGTTCCCTAACATCCCGTGGGACCGTCAGCCTTTGTCTGCCATTCGTGACCTCTGCGATCCTTATCTCAATCTCTTTCGTAATATCATCCCACCCATCTTTGACACTCTTGATGTTAGCCCACTCTTGGCTTTTGCGGTGTTGGGTACGCTTGGCTCCATTCTCAATAGCGCCAGGGGAGGAATGTACTGA
- the LOC115962248 gene encoding AUGMIN subunit 6-like isoform X1 encodes MSTAYRPSHADATCDMKYGARAVQGGGRSSARETIGRVAAGAVAKKILETLAGTEVDTLRELQRLYDELVASADACRLDRYLASEKAGRQWSRFIPQSSYSPVKGLYLFGGVGTGKTMLMDLFFDQLISTRCGQSSTRRNRGIFGRFVELLWQLSLHALREVHRRTFAADVASNPLPGSLTNVAFSHAATLLPVTKARIAFKRRRFLKNAETAVQRQAMWSNLAHEMTAEFRGLCAEEAYLQLELEKMHDLRNKVKSEGELWDDLVSSSSQNSHLVSKATRLWESILARKSQHEVLASGPIEDLIAHREHRYRISGSSLLAAMDQSSQVPYSDVLSVQPSDLPTTHMDGKEQSDGSYVNVNREKLKKNLDSSHSQVNDETVSRVDDRSRRVQPTVDVSEIIRRWTHALQRIHKQSLHLAKVNDGEGPEILRNTQDGGTSGHPES; translated from the exons ATGTCAACGGCTTATAGGCCTTCTCATGCAGATGCTACTTGTGACATGAAATATGGTGCAAGAGCAGTGCAG GGTGGTGGTAGATCTTCAGCAAGAGAAACTATTGGAAGAGTTGCTGCTGGGGCTGTTGCCAAGAAAATCCTTGAGACCCTTGCAGGAACCGAG GTAGACACCTTAAGAGAACTTCAGAGACTATATGATGAGCTTGTTGCTTCTGCTGATGCCTGCAGGTTGGATAGGTATTTGGCTTCTGAAAAAGCTGGAAGGCAATGGTCTCGATTCATACCCCAATCTTCATACTCGCCTGTCAAGGGTCTATATCTTTTTGGAGGAGTAGGGACTGGAAAAACTATGTTGATGGACCTATTTTTTGATCAATT GATTTCGACAAGGTGTGGCCAATCTTCGACTCGGCGCAATCGAGGGATTTTTGGAAg ATTTGTAGAACTCTTGTGGCAACTTTCTTTGCATGCTTTGCGAGAGGTTCATAGACGGACTTTTGCAGCTGATGTAGCTTCTAATCCACTGCCTGGATCGCTGACCAATGTAGCCTTTTCCCATGCAGCCACATTACTTCCTGTAACAAAG GCAAGAATAGCATTCAAACGGAGAAGATTTCTTAAGAATGCAGAAACAGCAGTACAACGACAAGCTATGTGGTCAAATTTGGCTCATGAAATGACTGCAGAGTTTCGTGGTCTTTGTGCTGAAGAG GCTTATTTGCAGCTAGAGCTGGAAAAAATGCATGACTTGAGAAATAAAGTGAAGTCAGAAGGGGAGCTCTGGGATGACCTTGTATCTAGTTCAAGTCAGAATTCCCATTTAGTTTCAAAGGCTACTCGCTTGTGGGAGTCAATATTAGCTCGTAAAA GTCAACATGAAGTTCTTGCCTCAGGTCCTATTGAGGACTTGATAGCTCACCGTGAACACAG GTACCGCATCTCTGGATCATCTTTGCTTGCAGCTATGGATCAGAGTTCTCAGGTTCCTTATTCCGATGTCTTATCCGTCCAGCCTAGTGACCTACCTACAACACATATGGATGGCAAAGAGCAGAGTGATGGATCATATGTCAACGTAAATAGGGAAAAGCTGAAGAAGAACTTAGATTCATCCCATTCACAAGTAAATGATGAAACAGTTTCTCGAGTAGATGATAGAAGTAGAAGAGTCCAGCCCACTGTTGATGTATCTGAAATCATCAGGCGTTGGACACATGCTTTACAGCGTATTCATAAGCAGTCACTTCATCTG GCAAAAGTTAATGATGGAGAAGGTCCAGAAATTTTACGAAACACACAGGATGGTGGTACAAGTGGCCATCCTGAGTCTTAA
- the LOC115962248 gene encoding AUGMIN subunit 6-like isoform X2 produces the protein MVQEQCRVVVDLQQEKLLEELLLGLLPRKSLRPLQEPRLDRYLASEKAGRQWSRFIPQSSYSPVKGLYLFGGVGTGKTMLMDLFFDQLISTRCGQSSTRRNRGIFGRFVELLWQLSLHALREVHRRTFAADVASNPLPGSLTNVAFSHAATLLPVTKARIAFKRRRFLKNAETAVQRQAMWSNLAHEMTAEFRGLCAEEAYLQLELEKMHDLRNKVKSEGELWDDLVSSSSQNSHLVSKATRLWESILARKSQHEVLASGPIEDLIAHREHRYRISGSSLLAAMDQSSQVPYSDVLSVQPSDLPTTHMDGKEQSDGSYVNVNREKLKKNLDSSHSQVNDETVSRVDDRSRRVQPTVDVSEIIRRWTHALQRIHKQSLHLVTTVEDVLWSLLYFTHTSPYMATFSLFYVKEMALGIYSNEVFC, from the exons ATGGTGCAAGAGCAGTGCAG GGTGGTGGTAGATCTTCAGCAAGAGAAACTATTGGAAGAGTTGCTGCTGGGGCTGTTGCCAAGAAAATCCTTGAGACCCTTGCAGGAACCGAG GTTGGATAGGTATTTGGCTTCTGAAAAAGCTGGAAGGCAATGGTCTCGATTCATACCCCAATCTTCATACTCGCCTGTCAAGGGTCTATATCTTTTTGGAGGAGTAGGGACTGGAAAAACTATGTTGATGGACCTATTTTTTGATCAATT GATTTCGACAAGGTGTGGCCAATCTTCGACTCGGCGCAATCGAGGGATTTTTGGAAg ATTTGTAGAACTCTTGTGGCAACTTTCTTTGCATGCTTTGCGAGAGGTTCATAGACGGACTTTTGCAGCTGATGTAGCTTCTAATCCACTGCCTGGATCGCTGACCAATGTAGCCTTTTCCCATGCAGCCACATTACTTCCTGTAACAAAG GCAAGAATAGCATTCAAACGGAGAAGATTTCTTAAGAATGCAGAAACAGCAGTACAACGACAAGCTATGTGGTCAAATTTGGCTCATGAAATGACTGCAGAGTTTCGTGGTCTTTGTGCTGAAGAG GCTTATTTGCAGCTAGAGCTGGAAAAAATGCATGACTTGAGAAATAAAGTGAAGTCAGAAGGGGAGCTCTGGGATGACCTTGTATCTAGTTCAAGTCAGAATTCCCATTTAGTTTCAAAGGCTACTCGCTTGTGGGAGTCAATATTAGCTCGTAAAA GTCAACATGAAGTTCTTGCCTCAGGTCCTATTGAGGACTTGATAGCTCACCGTGAACACAG GTACCGCATCTCTGGATCATCTTTGCTTGCAGCTATGGATCAGAGTTCTCAGGTTCCTTATTCCGATGTCTTATCCGTCCAGCCTAGTGACCTACCTACAACACATATGGATGGCAAAGAGCAGAGTGATGGATCATATGTCAACGTAAATAGGGAAAAGCTGAAGAAGAACTTAGATTCATCCCATTCACAAGTAAATGATGAAACAGTTTCTCGAGTAGATGATAGAAGTAGAAGAGTCCAGCCCACTGTTGATGTATCTGAAATCATCAGGCGTTGGACACATGCTTTACAGCGTATTCATAAGCAGTCACTTCATCTG GTGACAACTGTAGAAGATGTACTTTGGTCACTATTGTATTTCACTCATACCAGCCCCTATATGgctactttctctctcttttatgttAAGGAAATGGCTCTTGGTATTTACTCCAACGAAGTCTTTTGCTGA